From the Selenomonas sp. oral taxon 920 genome, the window GCAGCGCGAGCACAGAGGCAAGACCTGCCGTTCCCTTATCGCTGCGCGCAAGTCCGACGGCGATGCCGACAGCAAAGAGAATAGCGAGGTTCGCAAAGACGATGCTGCCTGCGGATGCCATAATTGTGAAGATATTCTGCAGCCAACCAATATCGAGGAATGGATACGCCTTGACCGAATTTGGATTCGACAGTGCGCCGCCAATACCGAGCAGAAGACCTGCGGCAGGAAGCACAGCGATCGGCAGCATAAAGGATTTCCCGAACCGCTGTGCTTTGGCGAAGAATGAACTCTCGCCGCTTGTTTGTCCGAATAAACTCATAAAAATACCTCCTCATAAAATAACATTTTATGGAACAAAGCAATCCCGCCCGCCAACAATCGTACGCCGTATCCGAAACTCCTCGTCAAAGATCGCAATATCCGCGTATTTTCCAACCGTGAGCGAGCCGAGTCGATCATATATGTTCAGCTCCTCGGCAGGGGTGCGCGTCGCCATCTCGACAACGGCGGGAATCTCTGCGCCCGTATTCGCGCGCAGGATGGAGAGCCCGTCGTTCATGCGGAGCACGCTGCCCGCGATTGTGCCGTCTGCGAGGGTTGCGCGTGTTCCTTTGACATAGACCTCCTGCCCGCCGAGCTCCGAGATTCCATCCCCGAGCCCGCAGGCACGCATGGAGTCCGTGATGGGGATGATGTGCCTGCCGCGCTTTGCCGCATAGATGATGCGCTGCATGGCGGGGTGGACGTGCACATTGTCCGCGATCAGCTCGCAGTTCGCATCCGTATCGAGTGCCGCGCCGAGCACGCCGGGGTGACGGTGGTTCAGGGGCGTCATAGCGTTGCAGAGATGCGTGATATGTGACGCCCCTCGTGCGATTGCCGCCATTGCCGTCTCGTAGTCCGCCGCCGTATGCCCAAGCGATACGACGATTCCGCTGCTGCGGCAGCTCTCGATGAAGTTCTCCTCCGCGATCATCTCGGGGGCGACCGTGATGATCTTGATCACATCTGCATACGGTGCGATCCGTGCAAACGTCGGCGGCAGGATGTACTGCTCATCCTGTGCACCCTTTTTCGCAGGACTGATAAAGGGTCCCTCCATATGCGCCCCGAGAATGCGTGCGCCGTTCGTCCTTCCTGTCATTGCGCGGCGAATGCGG encodes:
- the nagA gene encoding N-acetylglucosamine-6-phosphate deacetylase, producing the protein MKAIWNGILILPDECGRFTAQTKLVLCYDERIARIVPATEFSAADVDEVIDAAGAYVSPGFLNVHIHGADGADTMDEDADALGKIAAFQTRTGVTSFLPTTMTCAYDAVERALDRIRRAMTGRTNGARILGAHMEGPFISPAKKGAQDEQYILPPTFARIAPYADVIKIITVAPEMIAEENFIESCRSSGIVVSLGHTAADYETAMAAIARGASHITHLCNAMTPLNHRHPGVLGAALDTDANCELIADNVHVHPAMQRIIYAAKRGRHIIPITDSMRACGLGDGISELGGQEVYVKGTRATLADGTIAGSVLRMNDGLSILRANTGAEIPAVVEMATRTPAEELNIYDRLGSLTVGKYADIAIFDEEFRIRRTIVGGRDCFVP